The window TAATGCGTAACGCTCAGGGTGTATACTTACGGAGATTATATCATGAGACCAGAGTGATCCTTCCCATTCAACGCAAGGAGGGAGGACATGAGAACTAATCTTCAAATGTTACTTCAACATGAAACACACATTTGTAAATGTGAAGTACACATGAAGCAGGTTGCCAAGTCAGAGGGCCCTCagcaaaggaaaaggagtcCCGAAAAGGAAgcttagtttttttttttttttttttttttttttttttcttttccttttttttttttttttgcataccATTTCGATGGGTGGTTCCCCTTTTATATAAATTGTTACACCAGGTTGAAAAGGTGAAAGTGGCATTTCCGTGGAGTTGGTTGCCATAAACgggaagaaatgaacaaatgaaaaggagagaGAGTAAATATAATGCGTCCCGTTGGCGGGAAACCTTTGAAgcgtgtttttttccttcattgtGGGGTTGTCCTTTGTTCAATTATTATGCCAAGGGGGGGGATACACACGCAGGAGAAGTCAAAtttgtggagaaaaatgcaacaacACAGGATCGATGATGTGAACAAGGTAGCAGAGCCGTAAGAGCCATTCCCCCGGAGTAGGCACAAAACAGAGTGGGAAAAAAggtataacaaaaaaaaaaaggaaaaaaaaaaaaaaaatagaaatggaaaaaagacacacaaaaaaaaaaaaaaaaaaaaaaaagagcagagCAGGAAGGGCGAGTTTTCGCAACGTAGGACACGACAAAAATTCACCATAATGAACCATATGATTAGTTTCTACCAAATGAACCTTTAACTGTAAAGAACAAGACAACAGATATATTATTTCAACTCGTGTACTGTGAGAGTTCctctacactttttttttttttttttttttttttttttttttttgaacgtTCCTTTAGATTGTGCTCCATTACTTTATGGTATTCTAGTTTCGGAGGGGAAATAGGAACGCTCTGTTAACTCAATATTCGGAGAAGAACATTCCAATTTGTAGTATGTATAAAGGGAGGattacaaaaaggaatttcGGCGTTGAAATTTTTCCATGCTCGATgaagttcctttttgtttgcAATTTTAGTAGCGCGATAAAGGGTGCGTTCACCAGGCGTGAATGGGGTTACATCGTTGGGAGGCTTCATCGGCAGATTGCTGAATTGCTCCTTTTGTCCTGCGCAGATGGAGGGAGGACGCTGCGAATGGCGGAGATGTATGAATTCACTTCATTACACGTTTACGTGGGTAAAATAGACATGCACGTGCTTAGGTGTGAATTAATATGCGTCCTTGAGtgatatattaaaaataacggcaaaataagaaagaaaaaaaaagagggcaAATAAAGgggagcagaaaaaaaaagaaagaaaaaaaaacagctggCCAACTATGCTACAGGGATATATGCATAGCTTCCACTGAACTTGTCTAATTACTGGGTAACCACCCACTGGTTTACTTATTGGATGGGATTAAGTTTGGGTTTTTCTTCCACAGTTCAGATATATGATAAAGGTTTCTGAAAATATCGTAAGACATGTCTGAAATGTTATACCTATCTAACTTttcgtttctccttttgaCTTCATTTTCAATGTTGAGCATAACATCCTTGAGCTTTGGATAATATGGTCTTCCAGACTTGAATTCTTCggccatatttttttccgacATTCGATTTACTTCGTCAATAATTTCTTTAGTTAGCTTGGCACGATTATTTACAGGTACGTTCATTTCAGATTGCTGAGCGTGATTATTGTGTTCATGCTGacattgttcctttttcttataaTTATAGTATCCTATTGCAGCTAGTACATTTACCAAAATGGCTACTCCTATAACTACTGAAGAGATGATAAACTTCTTTTTGAAATGCTTTTTCCTCACATTTTTATCGACTACGTCTAATTctgctttcattttttctagaTGTACATTCTTACATGTGCATGGTGTGAGTAAATTCAGGGCTACTAAAATAGCCAATGTTACTAGCACCTTTGTAATCTTCATTTGGGCtagtaaaaagaaagaaaaaaaaaaatgaaaaaaatgaaaaaatttttagcTAGAAGGCCTAAAAaggggggtt is drawn from Plasmodium knowlesi strain H genome assembly, chromosome: 7 and contains these coding sequences:
- a CDS encoding early transcribed membrane protein — translated: MKITKVLVTLAILVALNLLTPCTCKNVHLEKMKAELDVVDKNVRKKHFKKKFIISSVVIGVAILVNVLAAIGYYNYKKKEQCQHEHNNHAQQSEMNVPVNNRAKLTKEIIDEVNRMSEKNMAEEFKSGRPYYPKLKDVMLNIENEVKRRNEKLDRYNISDMSYDIFRNLYHISELWKKNPNLIPSNK